From one Erinaceus europaeus chromosome 4, mEriEur2.1, whole genome shotgun sequence genomic stretch:
- the C1S gene encoding complement C1s subcomponent, translating to MDRRPEMWSLVLFSLLAGAHAEPTLHGEILSPNYPQAYPNEVEQSWDLEVPEGYGIRLYFTHLDIELSEDCAYDSVRIISGDFEEGKLCGQRTSKNPNSPIVEEFQVPSNKLRVTFTSDFSNEERFTGFAAYYVAVDIDECTDFVDVPCSHFCNNFLGGYFCSCPPEYFLHDDMKTCGVNCSGEVFTELIGEITSPNYPSPYPENSRCEYQILLEKGFQVVVTMRREDFDVEPADSEGNCPDSLVFVAGDRKFGPYCGNGFPGPLKIETKSNTLDVIFQTDHAGEQKGWKLRYYGDPIPCPKETGAHSVWEPDKAKYVFKDVVKITCMEGFEVVQGNVGSTSFYSTCQNNGQWSNSKLKCQPVDCSLPESIPHGSFEEPANTLFGSVIRYTCEEPYYSMQTEGGGDYRCTGNGSWVNELLGTELPLCVPVCGVPSEPFVGTQRIFGGSRTKIQSFPWQVYFPPPSRAGGALIDEYWVLTAAHVVENNPYPVMYAGTTSVVTSHLANAQLLTAEQVFIHPGWDMDSKDSRKNFDNDIALVRLKEPVKMGPMVSPICLPSNSVEFEPLEGELGLISGWGRTEKRQSVNQLMGAKLPIVPLKKCQEVEGDGVNIKTYVFTDNMICAGEKGTDSCGGDSGGAFAVQHPHEENPKFYVAGLVSWGAKCGTYGIYTRVKNYVDWIVQTMQENSTPNED from the exons ATGGACAGAAGGCCAGAGATGTG GTCCCTTGTCCTGTTCTCCCTTTTGGCAGGGGCTCACGCTGAGCCCACTCTGCATGGGGAGATCCTGTCCCCTAACTACCCTCAGGCATACCCCAATGAGGTAGAGCAATCCTGGGATCTGGAAGTGCCTGAGGGGTATGGGATCCGGCTCTACTTCACACACCTGGACATAGAGCTGTCAGAAGACTGCGCGTATGACTCAGTGAGG ATAATATCAGGAGACTTTGAAGAAGGAAAGCTCTGTGGACAGAGGACCAGCAAGAATCCCAACTCTCCAATTGTGGAAGAGTTCCAAGTTCCATCCAATAAACTCCGGGTGACATTTACGTCAGATTTCTCCAACGAAGAGCGCTTCACTGGGTTTGCTGCATACTATGTGGCTGTAG ACATAGATGAATGCACAGACTTTGTAGATGTCCCCTGTAGCCACTTCTGCAACAACTTCCTTGGTGGCTACTTCTGCTCCTGTCCTCCAGAATACTTTCTCCATGATGATATGAAGACTTGTGGAG tcaaTTGCAGTGGGGAAGTATTTACTGAACTGATTGGGGAGATCACAAGTCCCAATTATCCCAGTCCATATCCAGAGAACTCACGGTGTGAATACCAGATCCTGCTGGAGAAGGGATTCCAAGTGGTGGTGACAATGCGGAGAGAAGACTTTGATGTGGAACCAGCCGACTCTGAGGGCAACTGCCCTGATAGTTTAGTT TTTGTTGCAGGAGACCGGAAGTTTGGTCCTTACTGTGGTAATGGCTTCCCTGGGCCACTGAAAATTGAAACCAAGAGTAACACTCTTGATGTCATTTTCCAAACTGACCACGCAGGGGAACAAAAGGGCTGGAAACTTCGTTACTATGGAGATC CAATTCCTTGTCCTAAAGAAACTGGTGCCCATTCTGTTTGGGAGCCTGACAAGGCAAAATATGTGTTCAAAGATGTAGTGAAGATAACCTGCATGGAAGGGTTTGAAGTTGTACAG GGAAATGTTGGCTCAACATCTTTCTATTCTACTTGCCAAAACAATGGACAGTGGAGTAATTCCAAACTGAAATGTCAGC CTGTGGACTGTAGCCTTCCAGAATCCATTCCACATGGTAGTTTTGAAGAGCCAGCAAACACTTTGTTTGGGTCTGTGATTCGCTACACCTGTGAAGAGCCCTACTACTCCATGCAGACCGAAGGAGGCG GAGACTATCGCTGCACTGGCAATGGGAGCTGGGTTAATGAGCTGCTGGGCACAGAGCTGCCTCTGTGTGTTCCAG TCTGTGGCGTCCCCAGTGAGCCTTTTGTAGGAACACAGAGGATATTTGGAGGCTCCCGCACAAAGATCCAGAGTTTCCCTTGGCAAGTCTACTTTCCACCCCCATCGAGAGCTGGTGGGGCACTCATCGATGAGTACTGGGTGCTGACTGCTGCCCACGTGGTGGAGAATAACCCTTATCCAGTGATGTATGCAGGCACCACCTCAGTGGTCACTTCCCACCTGGCAAACGCCCAGCTGCTCACTGCTGAGCAAGTGTTTATTCACCCAGGCTGGGACATGGATTCCAAGGATTCAAGGAAGAATTTTGACAATGACATTGCACTGGTGCGACTGAAAGAGCCAGTGAAAATGGGGCCCATGGTGTCCCCTATCTGTCTGCCAAGTAACTCTGTAGAATTTGAACCCTTAGAGGGAGAACTGGGCCTGATCTCAGGCTGGGGCCGAACAGAGAAAAGGCAGTCGGTCAATCAGCTCATGGGGGCAAAGTTGCCCATAGTTCCTTTAAAGAAGTGCCAGGAGGTGGAAGGAGATGGAGTGAATATAAAGACCTATGTTTTCACTGATAACATGATCTGTGCTGGAGAGAAGGGCACTGACAGCTGTGGTGGGGACAGTGGAGGGGCTTTTGCTGTACAGCATCCCCATGAAGAGAATCCCAAATTCTATGTAGCTGGCCTGGTGTCCTGGGGTGCCAAATGTGGAACTTATGGGATCTACACACGAGTGAAGAACTATGTTGACTGGATAGTGCAGACCATGCAAGAAAACAGCACCCCCAATGAAGACTAG